The Simkaniaceae bacterium genome includes a region encoding these proteins:
- a CDS encoding ester cyclase — protein sequence MKTFILLFSIVYAMASPLYSDPVGAIFSLGSKEAAEQALSNDKIVQNFYHAFETNNLTDLMTTITENCKVSNISEMHHAALTQYEIGSPNLKVRMSALHRSLSNISIKIEQLVMGDNKVVAQVSLTGIQNGSFIGIAPTNRYITIRSVSFFRIENGKIVQIEEMIGEYNLMRQLGYFVF from the coding sequence ATGAAGACTTTTATCCTTTTATTTTCAATTGTCTATGCCATGGCATCTCCGCTCTACTCGGATCCTGTTGGTGCAATTTTTTCTCTGGGATCGAAAGAAGCGGCAGAGCAGGCGCTATCCAATGATAAAATTGTTCAAAATTTTTATCATGCATTTGAAACGAATAATCTAACCGACTTAATGACAACGATAACGGAAAATTGCAAAGTCAGTAATATTTCGGAAATGCACCATGCTGCACTGACACAATATGAAATTGGAAGCCCCAATCTTAAAGTAAGAATGAGTGCACTCCACCGTTCATTGAGTAATATCTCTATTAAAATTGAGCAGCTGGTGATGGGAGATAATAAAGTCGTCGCCCAAGTTTCCTTGACAGGCATTCAAAATGGAAGCTTCATCGGAATTGCTCCCACAAACCGTTATATTACCATTCGCTCCGTCTCATTTTTTAGAATTGAAAATGGAAAAATCGTCCAAATTGAAGAAATGATTGGCGAATACAATCTCATGCGACAACTGGGTTATTTCGTTTTTTAA